TCACAGCAGTTTTAGCTAAGGAGAAATGTCTATGCAGTATCCAGAACCAATTGCCAAATTAATTGACAGCTACATGAAACTGCCAGGAATTGGACAAAAAACCGCAACGCGGCTAGCTTTTTATACAATTGATATGAAAGACGAGATTGTAAATGAATTTGCTAAATCACTTTTAAGTGTGAAACGCGATCTACATTTTTGTAGTATTTGCGGCAATATTACAGAAGAAGACCCCTGTCCAATTTGTTCAGATCAAAGTCGCGACCGTAGTACAATTTTGGTTGTTGAAGAGCCAAAAGATGTGATGGCTATGGAAAAAATGCGAGAATATCATGGTTTGTACCATGTTTTACACGGTGTTTTATCTCCAATGGAAGGGACTGGGCCAGAAGATATTAATGTGCCGAGTCTATTAGAACGATTACACGATGATGAAGTAAAAGAAGTAATCCTGGCAACAAATGCTACCACTGAAGGAGAAGCGACAGCTATTTATTTATCACGGTTAATTAAACCGGCTGGTATTAAAGTAACGCGGTTGGCTCACGGTCTGTCTGTTGGTAGTGATATTGAATATGCCGACGAAGTAACACTTTTAAAAGCTGTTGAAGGCCGCCGTGAGTTATAAAGTTTTAAAATTTAGATTTTTTTTGTACAATAATGTTAATAGATAATTGGAGGATAAACTTGTGAACGGATTATTTATCACGATTGAAGGACCAGACGGCGCGGGTAAAACGAGTGTTGTCAACGAATTATTTCCTCGTATTCAGCTGATTGCCAAACGTGGCATTGTTAAGACACGGGAACCTGGCGGTGTAAAAATTGCCGAAAAGATTAGAAAAATTATTTTAGATCCTCGTAATGAAGAAATGGATGATCGTACAGAAGCGTTATTATATGCAGCAGCTAGACGACAACATTTGGTTGAGGTTATTATGCCGGCTTTAAATGCTGGTAAAATCGTGATTTGTGATCGTTTTGTGGATAGCTCTTTGGCTTACCAAGGTGCTGGGCGTCGAATTGGTATTCCTGAAATTGCCAAAATTAACGAATTTGCAACAGAAGGATTGAAACCAGACTTCACACTTTATCTGGATGTTGATTCAGATACTGGTTTAAAACGGATTGAGAATTCTCGTCAGGGAGAAGCAGACCGATTAGAAATTGAAAGTTTGGAATTTCATCAACGGGTGCGGCATGCTTATTTGAAACTAGCAGAAGAAGATCCGATTCGAATTCATAAAGTTGACGCACGTATGAGTTTACAAGATGTCGTAGATGCTAGTTTTACAGCTATTACCGAAGCATATCCTCAATTTTTCTAAAAAGCATATCAAAGCGTTCAATGTTTTTGTGTAAATATAATTATTGGATGAACGCGTTTGTTCAAGCTGATAAAGTTTCAGCTTAGTAGTTGAAGTAGTTTGGAAAGTCTTTCTCATTAAAAGGAGGCAATTTTATGAAATTAATTATGGCAATTGTACAGGATAAGGATAGTAATCGTTTGGCTAATGAATTTATTGATAATAATATTCGTGCGACAAAGTTATCATCAACTGGCGGATTTTTAAAAGCTGGTAACAGTACGTTCATTATTGGGATTGAAGATGAGCGTGTGCAAGAAGCACTTGAGCTAATTAAAAAAACTTGTCAATCAAGAAAGCAATATGTTTCGACACCTATGTCGTTAGATATTTCACTAGATGGGCAAGTACCTTATCCAGTAGAAGTGGAAGTTGGGGGAGCAACAGTTTTTGTACTACCAGTAGAAGGTTTCCATCAATATTAAGGAGCAAGTAAAATGACAGAGCGAGAATTTTTGTTGGAAAATGAGCCTCTGGTCTTTGCCCAAATGAAAAAAAGTGTGGAGCATGAGCGTATGGCTCATGCTTATCTTTTTGAAGGGGAAAGCGGCACTGGTAAACATCAAATGAGTATGTGGCTTGCCAAACGCCTTTTTTGTACGAATGTCGTTGATAATGAACCGTGCAACACTTGCAATAATTGTACTCGGATTAGTTTAAATGAGCATCCAAATGTTCAGGTAATAAAACCAGAGGGACAGACGATTAAAGTCGATCAAATGCGGCGTCTACAGAATGAATTTAGTAAAAAAGGTTTTGAATCGAAGCGACAAATTTTTATTATTTCAGAAGCGG
The genomic region above belongs to Enterococcus saigonensis and contains:
- the recR gene encoding recombination mediator RecR; this encodes MQYPEPIAKLIDSYMKLPGIGQKTATRLAFYTIDMKDEIVNEFAKSLLSVKRDLHFCSICGNITEEDPCPICSDQSRDRSTILVVEEPKDVMAMEKMREYHGLYHVLHGVLSPMEGTGPEDINVPSLLERLHDDEVKEVILATNATTEGEATAIYLSRLIKPAGIKVTRLAHGLSVGSDIEYADEVTLLKAVEGRREL
- the tmk gene encoding dTMP kinase → MNGLFITIEGPDGAGKTSVVNELFPRIQLIAKRGIVKTREPGGVKIAEKIRKIILDPRNEEMDDRTEALLYAAARRQHLVEVIMPALNAGKIVICDRFVDSSLAYQGAGRRIGIPEIAKINEFATEGLKPDFTLYLDVDSDTGLKRIENSRQGEADRLEIESLEFHQRVRHAYLKLAEEDPIRIHKVDARMSLQDVVDASFTAITEAYPQFF
- a CDS encoding cyclic-di-AMP receptor, translated to MKLIMAIVQDKDSNRLANEFIDNNIRATKLSSTGGFLKAGNSTFIIGIEDERVQEALELIKKTCQSRKQYVSTPMSLDISLDGQVPYPVEVEVGGATVFVLPVEGFHQY